A single genomic interval of Alistipes sp. ZOR0009 harbors:
- a CDS encoding DUF3267 domain-containing protein yields the protein MRFIYNKFPNDETFQPDETWTPLKEPTDLIEVQIKAIPFFIINFLVVQLLFWIMGLHFNFEMSLLLVAFLIVTPIHELLHALFFPENLLSKNIYFGAILKAGAFFAFYTGEMKRNTLIKVFLAPLAIISIAGVAYLLAFGHNSLVEHIVLFNAFGASVDCLGTYLVLRQVPRRAYVRNKEIKSYWIVKEENSCTEEKA from the coding sequence ATGAGATTTATCTACAACAAGTTTCCCAACGACGAAACGTTTCAACCAGATGAAACGTGGACTCCTCTAAAAGAGCCAACAGACCTAATTGAGGTTCAAATTAAGGCAATTCCATTTTTCATAATCAACTTTCTTGTAGTGCAGCTGCTATTTTGGATTATGGGATTACACTTTAACTTTGAGATGTCCCTGCTTCTAGTTGCCTTTCTTATAGTAACTCCTATACACGAGCTTTTACATGCGCTATTCTTTCCCGAAAACCTGCTATCGAAGAATATTTACTTTGGAGCAATACTAAAAGCGGGAGCCTTTTTTGCCTTTTATACGGGCGAGATGAAAAGAAACACCTTGATAAAAGTATTTTTAGCTCCGTTGGCTATCATTAGCATTGCTGGAGTTGCCTACCTGCTAGCATTTGGTCATAATTCGCTAGTAGAGCATATTGTCCTATTTAACGCCTTCGGAGCAAGTGTCGACTGCCTCGGAACCTACCTAGTACTACGACAAGTTCCAAGGAGGGCCTACGTCAGAAATAAGGAAATTAAATCCTACTGGATAGTAAAAGAGGAAAATAGCTGCACGGAAGAAAAAGCATAG
- a CDS encoding S41 family peptidase: MIKKLALLLPMAAIAFSTMAQQSPKWLRYPSISPDGKTIAFSYKGDIYTVPSSGGVASALTTHTAHDYMPVWSHDGKRIAFASNRYGNFDVFVVDAVGGKPTRLTFHSTSELPYAFSNDDKSVIFGAARQDVASNRLFPAGSQPELYSVPSTGGRVEQVLSTPAENVAFSANGKFMLYQDKKGGENEWRKHHQSSIARDIWMYEPATGKHTQLTTFKGEDRNPVLSSNDEEMFFLSEESGSFNVYKSPVKNPAQRTAVTSFKEQPVRFLSISKDQTLCFGYDGEIYIMAQGGKPSKVGITIIGDDKSNSEQRLSIGGNVKEMAVSPDGKEVAFISRGDVFVTSVEGGFTKRITATPQQEAFVTFAPDGKSVVYASEREGRWQIFKSVKVRKEEPFFFAATLIKEEPLISNDKDNYQPLLSPDGKKIAFVENRTTLKVKDLASKEEVTLLTPNELYYMQDGRNNFSWSPDSKWLLAEYSPTMANGEVILIPVDGKKPFINLTQSGYEDYNPKWVSKNQLLWFSTREGLRSAANSGSRQADVFSMFLTRDAWDKFNLSKEDYDLQKAIEEREKKAKEDAKKKEDAKKKDDKKKDKKAKAPEVAKADSSMKVDWENLTDRYTKLTINSASIGDAVLSKDGETMYYLARFEKGYNLWSVKLRTKEAKLEMPMNARSGSFEWDKDMKNLFLLSDGQIYKVEVDKGKREALKIDADVRVDKNAEREAMFNHVVLRTKRGFYTSKYHGVDWDKLTAHYREYLPYIGTGYEFSEMLSEMLGELNVSHSGSRYSQRMPDADATASLGVFADYSFKEDGLKIAEVLKEGPLDRANIAVKEGMVIRMVDGDTIKANTDYAAYLNLKAGKFVLLTVFDPATGKEQQLTVKPISQGEEGELLYKRWVKNNEKDVEKLSNGQLGYVHIPGMGDGPYRDIYSEMMGKFHDRKGVVVDTRFNGGGDLVADLAMFFTGKKFIEYTNETRALGYEPSFRWTKPTVAMVSEANYSDASCFACSYKELGIGKMVGMPVPGTCSFAGWEMLSDGETMWGMVPVSAKDLHGNWMENLEAVPDYVVKNAPETVANGRDQQLEKAVEVLLQDTKK; encoded by the coding sequence ATGATTAAAAAGTTAGCATTGCTGTTGCCTATGGCTGCAATAGCTTTCTCTACGATGGCACAACAGTCCCCTAAGTGGCTGCGATATCCATCTATTTCTCCCGATGGCAAAACCATCGCCTTTTCTTATAAGGGAGATATTTATACTGTTCCCTCTTCGGGAGGAGTAGCATCTGCTTTAACCACACATACTGCGCACGATTACATGCCAGTATGGAGTCACGACGGGAAACGTATTGCTTTTGCCTCTAATCGTTACGGTAACTTCGACGTATTTGTGGTTGATGCAGTAGGAGGAAAACCAACAAGGTTAACCTTCCATTCTACTAGCGAGCTACCTTACGCTTTTAGCAACGATGACAAGTCGGTTATATTTGGAGCAGCGCGTCAGGATGTGGCAAGTAACCGTCTTTTCCCAGCAGGTTCTCAGCCCGAACTATATTCGGTTCCTTCTACCGGAGGTCGTGTAGAGCAGGTTTTATCAACCCCAGCCGAAAATGTAGCTTTCTCGGCTAACGGGAAATTTATGCTCTACCAGGATAAGAAAGGCGGGGAGAATGAATGGCGTAAGCACCATCAGTCGTCTATTGCTCGTGATATTTGGATGTATGAGCCAGCAACCGGAAAGCATACCCAGCTTACCACCTTTAAAGGAGAAGATCGCAATCCAGTACTTTCTAGCAACGACGAGGAGATGTTTTTCCTTAGCGAGGAATCTGGTTCCTTTAACGTATATAAATCGCCTGTTAAGAACCCAGCGCAGCGTACTGCTGTAACTAGCTTTAAGGAGCAGCCTGTTCGTTTCCTAAGCATAAGCAAAGATCAAACACTTTGCTTTGGATACGATGGCGAGATTTATATCATGGCACAAGGCGGAAAGCCAAGCAAGGTAGGCATCACCATTATTGGCGATGACAAAAGCAATAGCGAGCAAAGGCTAAGCATTGGCGGAAACGTAAAGGAAATGGCCGTTTCTCCCGATGGTAAAGAGGTGGCTTTTATCTCTCGAGGCGATGTTTTTGTAACCTCTGTAGAGGGAGGCTTTACTAAAAGAATAACCGCTACTCCCCAACAGGAGGCTTTTGTAACCTTTGCCCCCGATGGCAAATCGGTAGTATACGCTAGCGAAAGAGAAGGACGTTGGCAGATCTTTAAATCGGTAAAGGTACGCAAGGAGGAGCCTTTCTTCTTTGCAGCTACACTTATAAAGGAGGAACCTTTAATTAGCAACGACAAGGATAACTATCAGCCGCTTCTATCTCCTGATGGAAAGAAGATTGCCTTTGTTGAAAACCGAACAACCTTAAAGGTGAAAGATTTGGCAAGCAAGGAGGAGGTAACTCTTCTTACTCCGAATGAACTTTACTATATGCAGGATGGCCGAAATAATTTTTCGTGGAGTCCGGATAGCAAGTGGCTTTTGGCCGAATACTCTCCAACTATGGCCAATGGCGAGGTGATCCTTATCCCTGTTGATGGCAAGAAACCTTTTATTAACCTAACGCAGAGCGGTTATGAGGACTACAACCCTAAATGGGTTAGCAAGAATCAGCTTTTATGGTTCTCTACTCGCGAAGGGCTTCGCAGTGCTGCCAATAGTGGTTCGCGTCAGGCGGATGTTTTTAGCATGTTCCTTACTCGCGATGCGTGGGATAAGTTTAACCTAAGCAAGGAGGACTATGATCTTCAGAAAGCCATAGAAGAAAGAGAGAAAAAGGCCAAAGAGGATGCAAAGAAGAAGGAAGATGCCAAGAAAAAGGATGATAAGAAGAAGGACAAGAAGGCTAAGGCTCCAGAAGTAGCCAAAGCTGATTCGTCGATGAAGGTTGACTGGGAGAACCTTACCGATAGGTATACCAAGCTAACCATTAACTCGGCGTCTATTGGCGATGCGGTGCTATCTAAGGATGGTGAGACGATGTACTACCTTGCTCGATTTGAGAAGGGGTACAATCTTTGGAGCGTTAAGCTTCGTACTAAGGAAGCTAAGCTAGAAATGCCAATGAACGCCCGCTCTGGTTCGTTTGAGTGGGACAAGGATATGAAGAATCTTTTCCTTTTATCGGATGGACAGATATATAAGGTAGAGGTTGACAAGGGCAAGCGCGAGGCGTTAAAGATTGACGCCGATGTACGCGTTGATAAGAATGCAGAGCGCGAGGCTATGTTTAACCACGTGGTACTTCGTACAAAGCGCGGTTTCTATACCTCCAAGTATCATGGGGTTGATTGGGACAAGCTAACAGCTCACTACCGCGAGTATCTTCCTTACATTGGAACTGGGTACGAATTCTCCGAGATGCTTTCCGAAATGTTGGGCGAGCTAAACGTTTCTCACTCGGGATCGAGGTATAGCCAGCGCATGCCGGATGCTGATGCTACGGCTTCGTTGGGTGTTTTTGCCGACTACAGCTTTAAGGAGGATGGCCTTAAGATTGCCGAGGTGCTAAAGGAAGGTCCTCTCGATAGGGCCAACATAGCGGTAAAGGAGGGTATGGTTATTCGTATGGTTGATGGCGATACCATTAAGGCAAACACCGATTATGCGGCCTACCTTAACCTAAAGGCTGGCAAGTTTGTCCTTTTAACGGTGTTCGATCCGGCTACTGGAAAGGAACAGCAGCTTACGGTTAAGCCAATATCACAAGGGGAAGAAGGAGAGCTACTCTACAAACGTTGGGTAAAAAACAACGAAAAGGATGTGGAAAAGTTGAGCAATGGTCAGCTGGGCTACGTTCATATCCCCGGAATGGGGGATGGTCCTTACCGCGATATCTACAGCGAAATGATGGGTAAGTTCCACGACCGAAAAGGGGTAGTTGTTGATACCCGATTCAACGGTGGTGGGGACCTTGTTGCGGATTTGGCCATGTTCTTTACGGGTAAGAAGTTTATAGAGTACACCAACGAAACGCGCGCCTTGGGTTACGAGCCATCATTCCGTTGGACTAAGCCAACAGTTGCGATGGTTAGTGAGGCCAACTATAGCGATGCTAGCTGTTTCGCCTGTTCTTATAAGGAACTCGGCATTGGTAAGATGGTAGGGATGCCTGTTCCTGGAACTTGCAGCTTTGCCGGATGGGAAATGCTTAGTGATGGAGAAACAATGTGGGGTATGGTTCCTGTAAGCGCGAAAGATCTTCATGGAAACTGGATGGAAAACCTGGAAGCCGTGCCCGATTACGTGGTAAAGAATGCTCCCGAAACGGTTGCCAACGGTAGAGACCAGCAGCTCGAAAAGGCTGTAGAGGTTCTCTTGCAGGATACTAAAAAGTAG
- a CDS encoding EI24 domain-containing protein encodes MLHFFRGLGLAFRSYGKSFQIIRECKLGWVFVIPVLILIINLVVGGNLSSHFTNIITDWIRDIAPFSMGDSWWANTLRTIASFLVWISLFFILVYIGGFVLLILLSPVLVYVSEKVDQHITGKSYPFVFGEFISDIFRGVRIALRNLTIEIVNSVISLILGFIPLVGFVVPIYLLSVAAYFYGFSFMDYTLERRRFNIKQSVATVRQHKGTAVGLGLIYMVFTTIPLIGFALAGFVAILSTVAATLATHEIVSTRE; translated from the coding sequence ATGCTACATTTTTTTAGAGGATTAGGACTTGCCTTTCGATCATACGGCAAGTCTTTTCAGATTATTAGGGAGTGTAAGCTTGGATGGGTTTTCGTCATTCCTGTTTTGATTCTTATAATCAACCTTGTGGTAGGGGGAAATCTCTCCTCGCATTTCACCAATATTATTACCGATTGGATTCGCGATATTGCTCCATTCTCGATGGGTGATAGTTGGTGGGCAAATACCCTTCGAACTATTGCGTCGTTTTTAGTTTGGATATCGCTGTTCTTTATTCTTGTGTACATTGGCGGTTTTGTGCTTCTGATTCTACTTTCTCCGGTACTCGTATATGTTTCCGAAAAGGTAGACCAGCATATTACGGGTAAGAGCTATCCATTTGTTTTTGGTGAATTCATCTCTGACATATTTAGAGGGGTAAGGATTGCCTTACGCAACCTAACCATCGAAATTGTAAACTCAGTAATATCGCTTATTCTTGGTTTTATACCACTGGTAGGATTTGTAGTGCCCATATACCTTTTAAGTGTCGCTGCCTATTTCTATGGTTTTTCGTTTATGGACTATACGTTAGAACGTCGCCGTTTTAATATAAAGCAAAGTGTGGCTACTGTTCGACAGCATAAGGGAACTGCTGTAGGTTTAGGTTTGATTTATATGGTATTTACCACAATACCTCTTATTGGGTTTGCTCTTGCTGGTTTTGTTGCTATTCTTTCTACTGTTGCCGCAACTCTTGCAACGCACGAAATTGTTAGCACTCGGGAGTAG
- the rsmI gene encoding 16S rRNA (cytidine(1402)-2'-O)-methyltransferase, producing MSKLYIVPTPIGNLEDMTLRAINILKSVNVILAEDTRKTAILCKHFGFQAKLQSHHKFNEHKTVDMVADLIGSGQAVALVSDAGTPGISDPGFLLVRTCVERNIEVECLPGATAFVPALVNSGLPCDKFVFEGFLPQKKGRQTRLERLATEDRTIVFYESPHRLVKTLTQLSEHMGAERKASVSRELTKLYEENARGTLTELIEHFGKKEVKGEIVIIVEGLAKKESKKKNKYSTDDDDDIEDSDE from the coding sequence ATGTCAAAGTTATACATAGTACCGACCCCTATTGGAAACCTTGAGGATATGACCTTGAGGGCAATTAATATACTTAAGAGCGTCAACGTTATTCTTGCCGAAGATACCCGTAAGACAGCCATTCTTTGCAAACATTTTGGCTTTCAGGCAAAGTTGCAAAGCCACCATAAGTTTAACGAGCATAAGACGGTGGATATGGTTGCCGATCTTATTGGATCGGGACAGGCGGTAGCCTTAGTGTCCGATGCGGGTACGCCAGGGATATCTGATCCAGGCTTTTTGCTTGTTCGCACCTGTGTCGAGCGTAATATTGAGGTGGAGTGCCTTCCTGGTGCTACGGCATTTGTACCTGCATTGGTTAATAGCGGACTTCCCTGCGATAAGTTTGTTTTTGAAGGTTTTCTTCCTCAGAAAAAGGGACGCCAAACACGTCTTGAACGTTTGGCTACCGAAGATCGTACGATCGTTTTTTACGAGTCGCCTCACCGATTGGTCAAGACGCTGACCCAACTCTCGGAGCACATGGGGGCAGAACGTAAGGCTTCCGTATCGCGCGAACTTACCAAACTATACGAGGAGAATGCAAGAGGTACTTTGACCGAGCTGATAGAGCATTTTGGGAAGAAGGAAGTAAAAGGCGAAATTGTAATTATCGTAGAGGGGCTAGCCAAGAAGGAAAGCAAAAAGAAAAACAAGTATAGCACCGACGACGACGATGATATCGAGGATTCTGACGAGTAG